The following are from one region of the Salvia splendens isolate huo1 chromosome 2, SspV2, whole genome shotgun sequence genome:
- the LOC121792108 gene encoding protein NRT1/ PTR FAMILY 5.5-like, with translation MKSAVRISALLWADILVLYALFEMQDYLTEVWGLSFTHAAGILNVWNGISLVLQPLFLFAVSTFLGNFYMLVISSSSYTLGIWLLFMSAPPVLANATGTCKQYEQECISKTHKALLYTGMALIAVGVAGNNVSVLSYLREQPDNKSRGAVIGCLKIPGMAMVAIVGLAGAIALPYIKPWTYRFGIPAVCTTIAGIAFLTGLCFCTFDFPDPNRKRIENLGRMFSLRMLPMWLTFLVCGIISSTGNTYFVEQAKNLDRHLGSWEVPTQVLLLAQTYLGMLLAYLVYVFLNGHGVVKAKILGVLCCIAAAGVERKRLGVVRSKGLLDKQEDDVPMSVYWLLFQFVLLGGMDKLLEKSVAEFDEEGIAAREGNEPDPNELKRLCMEIFSKGVCGLGFMCGVLLVYVAGKISAKGDEPNWFQFSLNRSHLDRYYWVLAVLSSLSLFLYVVVRQCCCCLGR, from the exons ATGAAGAGCGCCGTCAGAATTTCTG CATTGCTGTGGGCTGACATATTAGTGCTCTACGCCCTGTTTGAGATGCAAGACTATCTCACTGAAGTTTGGGGGCTAAGTTTCACCCACGCTGCTGGAATCCTCAACGTCTGGAATGGGATCTCTCTCGTTCTCCAACCTCTCTTCCTCTTTGCCGTCAGCACTTTTCTCGGAAATTTCTACATGCTCGTGATCTCCAGCTCGTCTTACACTCTG GGAATCTGGCTTCTGTTCATGTCAGCTCCTCCGGTTCTTGCCAATGCAACGGGCACGTGCAAGCAATACGAGCAGGAATGCATAAGCAAAACACACAAGGCTCTCCTCTACACGGGGATGGCGTTGATAGCTGTTGGAGTAGCTGGCAACAACGTGTCCGTGCTATCATATCTCAGAGAGCAACCGGATAACAAATCTAGGGGTGCGGTGATAGGTTGTTTGAAGATACCAGGTATGGCTATGGTTGCTATTGTAGGCTTAGCAGGAGCCATCGCGCTCCCTTACATAAAGCCATGGACATACCGGTTTGGAATACCAGCGGTCTGCACTACAATCGCTGGCATAGCATTTCTGACCGGTTTATGCTTTTGCACATTCGATTTCCCTGACCCGAATAGGAAGCGGATAGAGAACTTGGGAAGAATGTTTTCCCTCCGTATGTTACCAATGTGGCTGACATTCTTGGTGTGCGGGATCATCTCCTCAACGGGAAACACATACTTTGTGGAGCAAGCAAAGAACCTAGACCGGCACCTTGGATCATGGGAGGTTCCTACTCAGGTGCTGCTGCTGGCTCAGACTTATTTAGGAATGTTGCTCGCGTATTTGGTATATGTGTTTCTCAATGGACACGGGGTTGTAAAGGCTAAGATATTGGGTGTCCTGTGCTGCATAGCGGCTGCAGGGGTGGAGAGGAAGAGACTTGGGGTGGTTAGAagcaaggggttgttggataaACAGGAGGATGATGTCCCAATGAGCGTGTATTGGTTGTTGTTCCAGTTCGTGCTGCTGGGAGGCATGGACAAGTTGTTAGAGAAGAGCGTGGCGGAGTTTGATGAAGAAGGCATAGCAGCAAGAGAAGGCAATGAGCCTGATCCTAATGAGTTGAAGAGATTGTGTATGGAGATATTTAGCAAGGGGGTGTGTGGGCTGGGGTTCATGTGTGGTGTGCTATTGGTTTATGTTGCGGGGAAAATAAGTGCAAAGGGAGATGAACCGAACTGGTTCCAGTTCAGCTTGAACCGGAGTCATTTGGACCGCTACTATTGGGTACTCGCAGTTCTGAGCAGTCTCAGTCTTTTCCTATACGTCGTCGTTCGCCAGTGTTGCTGCTGTTTGGGGCGGTGA
- the LOC121763861 gene encoding protein FLUORESCENT IN BLUE LIGHT, chloroplastic-like isoform X1, translating into MTTTTMKQGILTLSPCQWPRTLSRVSHTSLKIPKNPKPNSFFKIFASINGNAGASTGEDKVLLLPENDLKERMVLRLPATTIIVSNAILFANPFQALAETCEADNSVFNMNMPLLLFFSLIGATVGGLLARQRRGELLRLNEQLRQINSALRRQAKIESYAPGLSYAPSGRFAENEVIVDSRKQDLISRLKNGKNFLRNQDPGRAFSEFKAALELAENLEDPIEAKKAARGLGASLQRQGKYRDAIKYHSMVLEISQKEGEESGNTEAYGAIADCYTELGDLERAAKYYDQYIARLQSD; encoded by the exons ATGACGACGACGACCATGAAGCAAGGGATTCTGACATTGAGCCCTTGTCAATGGCCTCGCACTCTCTCTAGGGTTTCTCACACATCTCTCAAGATACCGAAAAACCCCAAGCCCAACTCGTTTTTCAAAATCTTTGCTTCGATCAATGGCAATGCAGGTGCTTCTACTGGAGAAGATAAAGTTCTTCTGCTACCGGAAAACGATCTCAAG GAGAGAATGGTCTTGAGGCTTCCAGCAACAACAATCATAGTCTCCAATGCCATATTGTTTGCTAATCCTTTTCAAGCACTAGCTGAGACATGTGAAGCTGACAATTCTGTGTTCAACATGAATATGCCATTGTTGCTTTTCTTTTCCCTCATTGGGGCAACCGTTGGAG GGCTTCTTGCGCGGCAGAGGAGAGGTGAGCTGCTTCGGTTGAATGAACAGCTGCGCCAGATCAACTCTGCTCTGAGAAGGCAGGCTAAGATTGAATCTTATGCACCCGGTTTGAGCTATGCTCCTAGCGGCCGCTTTGCAGAAAACGAAGTCATTGTTGATTCAAGGAAGCAAGATTTGATTTCCCGTCTCAAAAATGGGAAGAATTTCCTAAGGAATCAGGACCCTGGGAGGGCGTTTTCTGAGTTCAAGGCGGCGCTTGAGCTTGCTGAGAATCTTGAAGATCCAATTGAAGCGAAAAAGGCTGCAAGGGGCTTAG GGGCGTCGCTGCAAAGGCAGGGAAAGTATAGGGATGCCATCAAGTACCACTCCATGGTTTTGGAAATCTCGCAAAAGGAAGGAGAGGAGTCTGGAAATACAGAAGCGTACGGTGCTATAGCTGATTGTTACACTGAGCTTGGAGATCTTGAGAGAGCTGCAAAATACTATGATCAGTATATTGCGAGGTTACAGTCCGACTGA
- the LOC121763861 gene encoding protein FLUORESCENT IN BLUE LIGHT, chloroplastic-like isoform X2: MTTTTMKQGILTLSPCQWPRTLSRVSHTSLKIPKNPKPNSFFKIFASINGNAGASTGEDKVLLLPENDLKERMVLRLPATTIIVSNAILFANPFQALAETCEADNSVFNMNMPLLLFFSLIGATVGGLLARQRRGELLRLNEQLRQINSALRRQAKIESYAPGLSYAPSGRFAENEVIVDSRKQDLISRLKNGKNFLRNQDPGRAFSEFKAALELAENLEDPIEAKKAARGLGRESIGMPSSTTPWFWKSRKRKERSLEIQKRTVL; this comes from the exons ATGACGACGACGACCATGAAGCAAGGGATTCTGACATTGAGCCCTTGTCAATGGCCTCGCACTCTCTCTAGGGTTTCTCACACATCTCTCAAGATACCGAAAAACCCCAAGCCCAACTCGTTTTTCAAAATCTTTGCTTCGATCAATGGCAATGCAGGTGCTTCTACTGGAGAAGATAAAGTTCTTCTGCTACCGGAAAACGATCTCAAG GAGAGAATGGTCTTGAGGCTTCCAGCAACAACAATCATAGTCTCCAATGCCATATTGTTTGCTAATCCTTTTCAAGCACTAGCTGAGACATGTGAAGCTGACAATTCTGTGTTCAACATGAATATGCCATTGTTGCTTTTCTTTTCCCTCATTGGGGCAACCGTTGGAG GGCTTCTTGCGCGGCAGAGGAGAGGTGAGCTGCTTCGGTTGAATGAACAGCTGCGCCAGATCAACTCTGCTCTGAGAAGGCAGGCTAAGATTGAATCTTATGCACCCGGTTTGAGCTATGCTCCTAGCGGCCGCTTTGCAGAAAACGAAGTCATTGTTGATTCAAGGAAGCAAGATTTGATTTCCCGTCTCAAAAATGGGAAGAATTTCCTAAGGAATCAGGACCCTGGGAGGGCGTTTTCTGAGTTCAAGGCGGCGCTTGAGCTTGCTGAGAATCTTGAAGATCCAATTGAAGCGAAAAAGGCTGCAAGGGGCTTAG GCAGGGAAAGTATAGGGATGCCATCAAGTACCACTCCATGGTTTTGGAAATCTCGCAAAAGGAAGGAGAGGAGTCTGGAAATACAGAAGCGTACGGTGCTATAG